A window of Firmicutes bacterium HGW-Firmicutes-1 contains these coding sequences:
- the glnA gene encoding type I glutamate--ammonia ligase, with protein MKNSYSKDEIRKLVKTEDVKFIRLQFVDILGTLKNVAITVEQLEKALNNEIIFDGSSIAGFVREEESDMYLRPDLSTFTIFPWRPHQGKVARLICDIYKIDGTPFGGDPRGALRNVVKEANDMGFELNLGPEFEFFLFHTDESGHATTETHDKAGYFDLGPIDLGENVRRDMVLTLEEMGYEIQASHHEEAHGQHEIDFKASNALEAADNIITFKLAVKVVAQKHGLHATFMPKPIYGVNGSGMHCNLALNDLNGKNVFYDPKDENKLSETAYYFVGGLLNHIKAITAVTNPTVNSYKRLVPGFEAPTYVGWSKVNTSPLIRIPSTNDENSLIELRSPDPSCNPYLAIAVILKAGLNGIKNKIAPPEIKGSERLTKVKELIDLDQHLPSNLKEAIIELSNDEVIQEALGDVYKSFEKAKMIEWREYSSQVHEWEIEKYISSY; from the coding sequence TTGAAGAATTCGTATTCAAAAGATGAAATTAGAAAATTAGTTAAAACAGAAGATGTTAAATTTATTAGGCTTCAATTTGTTGATATTTTAGGTACACTTAAAAATGTTGCCATAACTGTTGAACAATTAGAAAAAGCTCTAAACAATGAAATCATTTTTGATGGCTCATCTATTGCTGGTTTTGTTAGAGAGGAAGAATCTGACATGTATTTGAGACCAGATTTATCTACCTTTACTATTTTCCCTTGGAGACCACATCAAGGAAAGGTTGCAAGACTTATTTGCGATATTTATAAAATTGATGGAACTCCATTTGGTGGTGATCCAAGAGGAGCATTGAGAAATGTTGTAAAAGAAGCCAATGATATGGGTTTTGAATTGAATTTAGGCCCTGAATTTGAATTTTTTCTTTTTCATACAGATGAAAGTGGTCATGCAACAACGGAAACTCATGACAAAGCTGGATATTTTGACCTTGGACCAATTGATTTAGGAGAGAATGTAAGAAGAGACATGGTTTTAACTCTTGAAGAAATGGGTTATGAAATTCAGGCCTCCCATCATGAAGAAGCACATGGCCAACATGAGATTGATTTTAAAGCTAGTAATGCATTAGAAGCAGCAGATAATATCATTACTTTCAAACTTGCAGTCAAAGTAGTAGCTCAAAAGCATGGTCTTCATGCGACTTTTATGCCAAAACCAATATATGGGGTTAATGGTTCGGGAATGCATTGTAATTTGGCATTAAATGATTTAAATGGTAAGAATGTTTTTTATGATCCTAAAGATGAAAACAAATTATCTGAAACAGCTTATTATTTCGTAGGAGGACTGCTGAATCACATTAAGGCAATTACTGCAGTTACAAACCCAACAGTTAACTCCTATAAAAGATTGGTTCCAGGTTTTGAAGCACCTACCTATGTTGGATGGTCTAAAGTAAATACAAGTCCATTGATTAGAATTCCAAGCACGAATGACGAAAATTCATTGATAGAACTTAGAAGTCCTGATCCATCATGTAACCCCTATTTAGCTATAGCTGTAATATTAAAAGCTGGCTTAAATGGTATTAAAAATAAAATAGCACCACCAGAAATAAAAGGTTCAGAACGTTTGACAAAAGTTAAGGAGCTAATCGACCTCGATCAACATTTGCCAAGTAATTTAAAAGAAGCAATTATTGAACTTTCAAATGATGAAGTGATTCAAGAAGCATTAGGTGATGTTTATAAAAGCTTTGAAAAAGCAAAAATGATAGAATGGCGAGAGTATTCTTCGCAGGTACATGAATGGGAAATAGAAAAGTATATTTCGAGTTATTGA